A region of Clostridium acetobutylicum ATCC 824 DNA encodes the following proteins:
- a CDS encoding ribonucleoside-diphosphate reductase subunit alpha: protein MVDVENLCKEALKGINDDENIYTKTKLINVLKHITREGMKEEEIIKSVIQVCLELTKADEPKWLQGASRLYVINLYNEVRKNRNISENEDPYKGFYDFIVKLTDEGLYGKYILENYSKEDIYELESFIKKDRDFLFTYSGIKLLSERYLIQNFERKVLELPQQMFMGIAMHLAVPEKQENRVYWAKRFYDVLSSLKATMATPTMSNARKPFYQLSSCFIDTVDDSLKGIYKSLDNFANVSKYGGGMGVYFGKVRSMGASIRGFKGASGGVVPWVKLFNDTAIAVDQLGVRNGSVAVWLDAWHKDLPEFMQLRTNNGDDRKKAHDVFPGVCYPDLFWRLAEEDIDANWYMMCPHEIKLVKGYSLEDYYGEEWEKRYFDCVNDPRIDKRMMSVKDIVRLIIKSAAETGTPFAFYRDAANRMNPNKHKGMIYSSNLCTEIMQNMSAMDILEDEIIDENGDKIIVQKAKSGDFVVCNLSSIVLGNVDVNDDEELQYVIETQIRAMDNVIDLNYYSVPFAEVTNKRYRGIGLGTSGYHHMLTNNRVVWTSDDHFEFTDRVYEKINYYAIQASMNIAKDKGRYEYFEGSDWENGSYFKLRGYNSPKWKALIAKIKKYGMRNGYIMAVAPNGSTATIAGTSEGVDPVMARFWMEEKKGSITPKIAPNLSRENFWFYNSAYNIDQKLCVKINGIRQRHIDQSQSFNLYITTDYTMRQIMNLYIEAYKSGVKSIYYVRSKSLTVGDCDSCSA, encoded by the coding sequence ATGGTTGATGTAGAAAATTTGTGCAAGGAAGCCTTAAAGGGCATTAATGATGATGAAAATATATACACTAAAACTAAACTTATAAATGTACTTAAACATATAACGCGTGAGGGCATGAAAGAAGAGGAGATAATTAAATCTGTAATTCAAGTATGTCTAGAATTGACTAAGGCAGATGAACCAAAGTGGCTTCAAGGTGCTTCTAGACTATATGTTATAAATTTATATAATGAAGTTAGAAAAAACAGAAATATTTCTGAAAATGAAGATCCATATAAGGGCTTTTATGATTTTATTGTGAAGCTTACGGATGAAGGACTTTATGGTAAGTACATATTAGAAAATTATTCAAAAGAGGATATATACGAACTTGAAAGTTTTATTAAGAAGGATAGAGATTTTTTATTTACATACAGCGGCATAAAGCTGCTTTCTGAAAGATACTTGATTCAAAATTTTGAAAGAAAGGTGCTTGAGCTTCCGCAGCAAATGTTTATGGGAATAGCTATGCATCTTGCTGTTCCAGAAAAACAGGAGAATAGGGTTTACTGGGCTAAGAGATTCTATGATGTTTTAAGTTCTCTTAAGGCAACAATGGCAACCCCTACTATGTCAAATGCAAGAAAGCCGTTTTATCAGCTTAGTTCCTGCTTTATAGATACTGTTGATGACAGCTTAAAGGGCATATACAAATCACTAGATAATTTTGCCAACGTATCTAAATATGGTGGAGGAATGGGAGTGTATTTTGGAAAAGTGAGATCTATGGGCGCTTCAATAAGAGGTTTTAAAGGTGCGTCAGGCGGAGTTGTACCGTGGGTTAAGCTTTTTAACGATACGGCAATAGCAGTGGACCAGCTTGGAGTTAGAAATGGAAGCGTGGCTGTGTGGCTAGATGCATGGCATAAAGATTTACCGGAATTTATGCAGCTTAGAACCAATAACGGTGATGATAGAAAGAAGGCACATGATGTATTTCCAGGAGTGTGTTATCCAGATCTTTTTTGGAGGCTTGCAGAGGAAGATATAGATGCAAACTGGTATATGATGTGTCCTCATGAGATAAAATTAGTTAAGGGATATTCACTTGAGGATTATTATGGCGAAGAGTGGGAAAAGAGATACTTTGACTGTGTTAATGACCCTAGAATAGATAAAAGAATGATGTCGGTTAAGGATATAGTAAGGCTTATAATAAAAAGTGCAGCGGAAACTGGAACGCCTTTTGCTTTCTATAGAGATGCTGCTAATAGAATGAATCCTAATAAACATAAGGGAATGATATACTCTTCAAATCTTTGCACCGAAATAATGCAAAATATGAGTGCTATGGATATTTTAGAAGATGAAATTATAGATGAAAATGGTGATAAGATAATAGTACAAAAAGCTAAATCTGGAGATTTTGTAGTGTGCAATCTTTCTTCAATTGTACTAGGTAATGTTGATGTAAATGATGATGAAGAGCTTCAATATGTAATTGAAACCCAAATAAGAGCTATGGATAATGTAATTGATCTTAATTATTATTCTGTTCCTTTTGCAGAGGTTACAAATAAAAGATACAGAGGAATAGGCTTAGGAACTAGTGGATATCACCATATGCTTACAAACAATAGGGTAGTGTGGACAAGTGATGACCATTTTGAATTCACAGATAGAGTTTATGAAAAAATAAATTACTATGCTATACAAGCGTCTATGAATATAGCTAAAGATAAAGGACGCTATGAATATTTCGAAGGTTCTGATTGGGAAAATGGTAGTTACTTTAAGCTTAGAGGGTACAATTCTCCTAAGTGGAAAGCTCTTATAGCTAAGATTAAAAAGTATGGCATGAGAAATGGATACATTATGGCAGTTGCACCTAATGGTTCTACAGCAACTATTGCTGGTACTTCAGAAGGAGTAGATCCAGTTATGGCTAGGTTTTGGATGGAGGAGAAAAAGGGCAGTATAACTCCTAAAATAGCGCCAAACCTTTCTAGAGAAAATTTCTGGTTTTACAATTCAGCCTATAATATAGATCAAAAATTGTGCGTTAAAATAAATGGAATAAGACAAAGACACATAGATCAATCACAATCCTTTAATTTATATATAACTACTGATTACACTATGAGGCAAATTATGAACTTATATATAGAAGCCTATAAATCTGGTGTTAAAAGTATTTACTATGTTAGATCGAAATCTTTAACCGTTGGAGATTGTGACAGCTGTTCAGCATAA